A genomic stretch from Bacillus sp. E(2018) includes:
- a CDS encoding GNAT family N-acetyltransferase: MSDHPIIETNRLILRKVTQDDARDMFSYLSDSEVVKQMGLEPYQTVEAVYEEIEWYHSILKEQTGIRWGITLKNSDRVIGSCGFLNRNAKHFRTEVGFELNKEYWGKGVAREALEAVVKYGFEYMKLVRIEALIEPDNISSQSLVEKIGFLKEGLLRHYEYTCGKFDDLFIYSLLKGDEIHLKYEH; the protein is encoded by the coding sequence ATGAGTGATCATCCTATCATTGAAACGAACCGTTTGATTTTACGAAAGGTAACTCAGGATGATGCGAGGGATATGTTTTCTTACCTATCGGACTCTGAAGTTGTAAAACAAATGGGCCTCGAACCTTATCAAACGGTTGAAGCGGTTTATGAAGAAATAGAATGGTATCATTCTATCTTAAAAGAACAAACAGGGATTCGCTGGGGAATCACATTAAAGAATTCCGATAGAGTAATCGGAAGCTGTGGATTTCTTAATAGAAATGCTAAGCACTTTCGCACAGAAGTCGGATTTGAATTGAATAAAGAATATTGGGGAAAAGGTGTTGCTCGAGAAGCATTAGAAGCAGTCGTAAAATATGGATTTGAATACATGAAATTGGTACGAATCGAAGCACTGATAGAGCCTGATAATATCTCATCACAGAGTCTAGTAGAGAAGATTGGTTTTCTTAAAGAAGGATTGTTAAGACATTATGAATACACATGTGGCAAATTTGATGATTTATTCATCTATTCTTTGTTAAAAGGTGATGAAATACATTTAAAATACGAACATTAA
- a CDS encoding GNAT family N-acetyltransferase translates to MEITWKEISYSNQENLKEALALYHHSFPIEVREPESVFLQSLKNAETHFPNHYHFLVGFQGDELVSLVTAHYLADVNTGFIVYLVTNPKVRSKGLGARSLERIEEVLQQDSIAAGYESLDAIVLETETVEMVHSEKEKADCVKRTNFFMRNEFYKVEDFLYLQPPIHGDGVDVPLHLFIKSLTKQQLSVNEVRRIVKAMYVEKYHYGNGIGKQVLNRSYNKMNLERSGLFYN, encoded by the coding sequence ATGGAAATTACATGGAAAGAAATCTCGTATTCCAATCAGGAAAATTTAAAGGAAGCACTAGCTTTGTATCATCACTCTTTTCCGATCGAGGTTCGGGAACCAGAATCAGTTTTTCTTCAAAGTCTGAAAAATGCTGAAACACATTTTCCAAATCACTATCATTTTCTTGTTGGATTTCAAGGTGATGAGTTAGTCAGTTTGGTTACGGCACATTATTTGGCTGATGTGAACACAGGGTTTATTGTGTACCTCGTTACGAATCCTAAAGTGAGAAGCAAAGGGTTAGGAGCACGATCTCTTGAACGAATTGAAGAAGTTCTTCAACAAGATAGCATTGCTGCAGGATATGAGTCACTAGATGCCATCGTACTGGAGACTGAAACGGTAGAAATGGTACACAGCGAAAAAGAAAAGGCAGATTGTGTAAAGAGAACGAACTTTTTTATGAGAAACGAGTTTTACAAAGTTGAGGATTTTCTTTATCTGCAGCCACCGATACATGGTGATGGCGTAGATGTACCCCTTCATTTATTTATTAAAAGTCTGACCAAACAACAGCTTTCGGTAAATGAAGTGAGACGTATCGTAAAAGCTATGTACGTAGAGAAGTATCATTACGGAAACGGTATCGGAAAACAGGTTCTTAATCGTTCTTATAACAAGATGAACTTAGAGAGATCGGGTCTGTTCTATAACTAA
- a CDS encoding DUF3626 domain-containing protein, giving the protein MKLTQAQQAAIDYIEHYAAQHKEDAQATIQHLLRMSNVTDDVLHRAVRKLKEHARIALHFHPDRPSSTMISIAESLYQEGIYKSQFETLLSNGSVSAYPGGLRDQWEKQLFGGAYQIEGTTLKERAKYGALNIMNHPDGPAPRFGSCYFLLKPEVSYRATFTYLDSHQNPKEKGTYKEFDMILAALFVEIFTRDYALGEPNLMVSSLIQHLVHKIEMSFEDPVNKQVYRNLNHYIEAQVHGNVSLKEDIEILVADPSFIGTNVGDTLSNLCTKYGIQLYYHAGFQSSVDQVPLNFRGPEMPSLAKRIAKNQMIDAHLIGEAVMDLTRNPGNWSDRGTRSEVLQELKLLWHVLVKYGKPYVKK; this is encoded by the coding sequence ATGAAATTAACTCAAGCTCAGCAGGCTGCCATAGATTATATCGAGCATTATGCAGCACAGCATAAAGAGGATGCTCAAGCGACGATTCAACACCTATTAAGAATGTCCAACGTAACTGATGATGTCTTACACAGAGCTGTTCGTAAACTTAAAGAGCACGCTCGCATCGCACTTCACTTTCACCCAGATCGACCAAGCTCAACTATGATCAGTATCGCAGAATCCTTATATCAAGAAGGTATTTACAAAAGTCAGTTTGAAACGCTGCTCTCAAACGGCAGTGTTTCTGCATATCCCGGAGGATTGCGTGATCAGTGGGAGAAACAATTATTTGGAGGAGCATATCAAATAGAAGGTACAACTCTTAAGGAACGAGCAAAATATGGTGCGTTAAATATCATGAATCATCCAGATGGGCCAGCGCCACGGTTCGGCTCATGTTACTTCTTATTGAAACCTGAAGTTTCATATCGAGCTACCTTTACATACCTTGACTCTCATCAAAATCCTAAAGAAAAAGGGACTTATAAAGAGTTTGATATGATACTTGCCGCATTATTTGTTGAAATCTTTACGAGGGATTATGCGCTAGGTGAGCCTAATCTAATGGTGAGTTCATTGATTCAGCACCTTGTTCATAAAATAGAAATGTCCTTTGAAGATCCAGTTAATAAACAAGTCTATCGAAATTTAAATCATTATATTGAAGCGCAAGTTCACGGTAATGTTTCACTAAAAGAAGATATAGAAATTCTTGTTGCAGATCCTTCATTTATTGGAACGAACGTCGGAGATACGCTATCAAACCTTTGTACAAAATATGGTATTCAGCTTTATTATCACGCTGGCTTTCAATCGTCTGTAGATCAAGTTCCTTTAAATTTCAGAGGACCTGAAATGCCTTCATTAGCAAAAAGAATCGCTAAAAATCAAATGATTGATGCACATCTTATAGGTGAAGCTGTAATGGATTTAACGAGAAATCCAGGGAATTGGAGTGACAGAGGAACGCGCAGTGAAGTCTTACAAGAGTTGAAGCTTTTGTGGCACGTTTTAGTAAAGTATGGAAAACCATATGTTAAAAAATAA
- a CDS encoding DMT family transporter, with translation MNILILLGSVIGGVLLSAQSSINGAFSRKSGTYEAAFLTFFSGALLLAILILFFGEGNILKVFEAPKWQLAAVWFGVGYLFLTVVAVPRIGVIATNIATVIGQLTAGMVIDHFGFFGGLSVPFTWERMLAILLMLIALRYIYIGNKKPRNETEQL, from the coding sequence ATGAACATATTAATACTTCTTGGATCAGTCATAGGCGGTGTGCTTCTTAGTGCTCAATCCTCTATTAATGGAGCATTTAGCAGAAAATCCGGTACGTATGAAGCTGCGTTTTTAACATTTTTCTCTGGTGCACTCCTATTAGCCATTCTTATTCTTTTCTTTGGTGAAGGTAACATCTTAAAGGTCTTTGAAGCGCCTAAGTGGCAGCTTGCAGCCGTTTGGTTCGGAGTCGGTTACTTATTTTTAACAGTAGTTGCTGTACCTCGCATTGGTGTCATCGCTACTAACATTGCTACCGTCATTGGACAGCTTACTGCGGGTATGGTTATCGACCATTTTGGATTTTTTGGAGGACTATCTGTTCCCTTCACTTGGGAACGCATGCTCGCGATTCTTTTGATGTTAATCGCACTTCGTTATATATACATCGGTAATAAAAAACCAAGGAATGAAACGGAGCAATTATAA
- a CDS encoding MFS transporter produces the protein MSTNTQSVGGAKVSGVSLDKQSLFHQPISVWAVFFACITAFMGMGLVNPVLPSIADNLQATPSEVTLLYTSYNAVMAFAMLITSTVSSRLGNKGTLLTGVFIIATVSALGGFADNIWTLVGLRAGWGLGNALFVATALAAIVSLSSSGTAKAIILYEAAVGLGISIGPLLGGTLGSISWRSPFLGVSTLMILAFMILLVLMPKPNAQLAVKKKKTPLSAPFKAMKHRSLFVLGIVAALYNIGFFTIMAYAPFVLGLHPKGLGYVFLGWGTLLAITSVFMAPKLERTFGTVKSMAFMLFLFVADLVIMGLFTSTQWVIISAIVFAGAILGNTNTLITTAVMEAAPVERSTASAAYSFLRFLGAAISPYMAAKLAEIFNSHLPFYVAAGFVFLSIIFIGWNYKHLAHVDRMDTSH, from the coding sequence ATGTCAACAAACACACAAAGTGTTGGCGGAGCTAAGGTTTCAGGAGTTTCACTTGATAAACAAAGTTTATTTCATCAGCCGATCTCCGTATGGGCTGTTTTTTTCGCTTGTATAACAGCTTTCATGGGAATGGGATTGGTTAATCCTGTTTTGCCTTCTATCGCTGATAATCTTCAAGCAACACCAAGTGAAGTTACATTACTTTATACAAGTTATAATGCAGTGATGGCTTTTGCCATGCTTATAACCAGCACAGTTTCTTCTAGACTTGGCAATAAAGGAACATTATTGACTGGGGTATTTATCATAGCGACAGTATCTGCGCTAGGAGGTTTTGCTGATAACATCTGGACATTGGTGGGTCTTCGCGCAGGTTGGGGACTAGGTAATGCGCTATTTGTAGCAACGGCACTAGCTGCGATCGTATCCCTTTCGAGCAGTGGAACAGCTAAGGCAATTATTTTATATGAAGCAGCCGTTGGTTTAGGAATCTCAATTGGACCTTTACTTGGTGGGACGTTAGGTAGCATTTCATGGAGGTCTCCTTTTTTAGGAGTTTCGACTCTCATGATTCTTGCATTCATGATTCTGTTGGTATTGATGCCTAAACCGAATGCGCAGTTAGCTGTGAAAAAGAAAAAAACACCACTATCTGCTCCTTTTAAAGCGATGAAACATCGTTCGCTTTTCGTGCTCGGAATTGTTGCGGCACTTTATAACATTGGCTTTTTTACAATCATGGCTTACGCTCCATTTGTGTTAGGGTTACATCCGAAGGGACTAGGTTATGTGTTCTTAGGCTGGGGAACATTGCTAGCGATCACTTCCGTATTTATGGCACCAAAGCTTGAAAGAACATTCGGAACAGTAAAATCTATGGCGTTTATGCTATTCTTGTTTGTAGCCGATCTTGTCATCATGGGATTATTTACTTCAACTCAATGGGTGATCATTTCAGCGATCGTTTTTGCTGGAGCAATATTAGGTAATACGAATACCTTGATAACAACAGCTGTGATGGAAGCAGCACCTGTTGAACGGTCAACGGCATCAGCAGCGTATAGTTTTCTTCGGTTCCTAGGAGCGGCAATATCTCCTTATATGGCAGCAAAACTTGCTGAAATCTTTAATTCACATCTACCGTTTTATGTAGCTGCGGGATTCGTGTTTTTATCAATCATATTTATCGGTTGGAACTACAAACATCTTGCGCACGTAGATCGAATGGACACTTCGCATTAA
- a CDS encoding nitric oxide synthase oxygenase translates to MNLLQEATEFITSCYQELNKTQSAIEDRISEIAREIEKYGTYKHLAFEIDYGAKVAWRNSNRCIGRLFWDQMHTFDRRHVETEEEIFEAIIEHMKYATNHGRIRPTISIFPPKTDNQHVRIWNHQLIRYAGYQTENGIIGDPSSIEFTEKCTELGWEPKYGRFDVLPIVIQVNDNLPKIFELPKSSTLEVEIRHPEFEWFKDLELKWYGVPLISDMALEIGGLRYTAAPFNGWYMGTEIGARNLADEERYNMLPKIASCMGIDAKSSISLWKDKALVELNIAVLHSFREDGVSIVDHHTAAQQFKKFEEKESESGRNVTGNWAWLIPPMSPATTHIFHKPYKNDIVKPNYFYQAKPYS, encoded by the coding sequence ATGAATCTTTTACAAGAAGCAACAGAGTTCATCACTTCCTGTTATCAGGAATTAAATAAAACACAGAGTGCGATTGAAGATCGAATCTCTGAAATCGCAAGAGAAATTGAGAAATACGGAACGTATAAACATCTAGCTTTTGAGATAGATTATGGCGCTAAAGTCGCGTGGCGCAACAGCAATCGCTGTATTGGGAGACTGTTTTGGGATCAGATGCATACGTTCGATCGACGACATGTTGAAACAGAGGAAGAGATTTTTGAGGCGATCATAGAACATATGAAATATGCGACGAACCATGGACGCATTCGCCCAACGATATCCATTTTCCCGCCGAAAACCGATAACCAACATGTACGTATTTGGAATCATCAATTGATTAGATACGCAGGCTATCAAACGGAGAATGGTATTATTGGAGATCCCTCTTCAATTGAATTTACTGAGAAGTGCACCGAGCTGGGATGGGAACCGAAATATGGAAGATTTGATGTCTTACCTATTGTTATTCAAGTAAACGACAATCTCCCTAAGATATTTGAACTTCCGAAGTCTTCAACTTTAGAAGTAGAGATTCGTCATCCTGAGTTTGAATGGTTTAAAGACTTAGAACTAAAATGGTACGGTGTTCCTCTCATTTCTGATATGGCTTTAGAGATTGGTGGGCTTCGTTACACGGCAGCACCTTTTAATGGATGGTATATGGGGACTGAAATCGGAGCGCGAAACTTAGCGGATGAAGAGCGATACAACATGCTTCCTAAGATTGCTTCATGCATGGGTATAGATGCGAAAAGCTCGATTTCACTTTGGAAAGATAAAGCACTTGTTGAGTTAAATATCGCTGTATTGCATTCATTCCGAGAAGATGGTGTTAGTATAGTAGATCATCATACGGCAGCTCAGCAGTTCAAAAAATTTGAAGAAAAAGAATCAGAGAGTGGGAGAAATGTAACAGGTAACTGGGCATGGCTTATTCCACCTATGAGTCCTGCTACGACACACATTTTTCATAAACCGTACAAAAATGATATCGTAAAACCCAATTACTTTTATCAAGCTAAACCCTATTCTTAA
- a CDS encoding LD-carboxypeptidase, with protein MSIKPQQLQQGDTIGIVTLGSPLEANIINQGITMLKNMGFQVILGDYVYASNGFLSGTPEQRASDLMKMFQNDQVKMILPTRGGVGVASILPYLDYNIIRTNPKIISGYSDITILINALYQLSDLVTFQSLMLLDFRSGTPSYNFNQFFNSITRTTAPWQILNPPNIPLVSKVAGNVTGVIVGGNLTSFVDCLGTPYEIDTKGKILFLEETHEPVNTVFRYLNHLKLAGKFEDCIGIIIGECTKCEPAYGKTFENVIDEFLVPLGKPLMTNLASAHGYYKAAIPLGVNVNMNTINRTLTVMEPTVMI; from the coding sequence ATGTCGATCAAACCGCAGCAATTGCAGCAAGGCGACACCATTGGAATTGTTACACTGGGTAGCCCGCTCGAAGCGAATATAATTAATCAAGGAATTACAATGTTAAAAAACATGGGTTTTCAGGTAATCTTGGGCGATTATGTATACGCGTCAAATGGTTTTTTGTCTGGTACCCCAGAGCAACGTGCTTCAGATTTGATGAAGATGTTTCAAAACGATCAAGTGAAAATGATCCTTCCAACACGAGGTGGTGTGGGAGTAGCTAGCATTCTTCCCTATCTCGATTACAATATAATCCGAACTAACCCAAAAATCATCTCTGGTTATAGTGATATAACCATCTTAATAAATGCTCTGTATCAACTATCGGATCTCGTTACGTTTCAAAGTTTGATGCTCTTGGATTTCCGATCGGGTACTCCTTCTTATAATTTCAATCAATTCTTTAATAGCATCACAAGAACGACTGCACCATGGCAGATTTTAAATCCACCAAATATTCCGCTTGTTAGTAAAGTTGCAGGCAACGTTACAGGAGTTATTGTAGGCGGTAATCTTACTTCGTTCGTAGATTGTTTAGGAACTCCTTATGAAATTGACACGAAGGGAAAAATATTATTTCTTGAAGAGACTCATGAGCCTGTAAACACCGTTTTTAGATATTTGAACCACTTAAAGCTCGCTGGTAAATTTGAAGATTGCATCGGAATCATCATAGGAGAATGTACAAAATGTGAACCTGCATATGGAAAAACATTTGAAAATGTAATCGATGAATTCCTTGTTCCGCTCGGCAAACCACTGATGACAAATTTAGCCAGTGCACATGGCTATTACAAAGCTGCCATACCTCTTGGTGTTAATGTGAATATGAATACGATCAATCGGACTTTGACTGTTATGGAGCCTACGGTAATGATTTAG
- the tyrS gene encoding tyrosine--tRNA ligase, whose product MDQIMEKLNEKQQTEVKRQMEIYKQGVQDIIPTEELETKVAKSILENRPLKIKLGLDPSAPDVHLGHTVVLNKLRQFQQNGHIIQLIIGDFTGKIGDPTGKSVARKQLTTEEVEHNAKTYFEQFGKIIDMEKVELHYNSKWLSKLNFEDVINLAGKITVARLLERDDFDERISTGKPISLHEFFYPLMQGYDSVMLECDIELGGTDQHFNILMGRHYQEKFGKEKQVAMLMPLLEGLDGVEKMSKSKRNYIGIDEAPNEMYGKAMSIPDTLMVKYFELVTDLNREEIDTIKTNVTTGKLHPRDAKMLLARTIVRMYHGQEAAKGSEKHFISVFQQGSLPTDIPVIQWNGPKEISIIDLIVELKMLSSKSEARRMISNRGVKVDNEKVEDTSSRLYLSEGMVIQVGKRKFVRISLNK is encoded by the coding sequence ATGGATCAGATTATGGAAAAGCTTAATGAAAAGCAACAAACAGAAGTGAAGAGGCAGATGGAAATCTATAAGCAAGGCGTTCAAGATATTATTCCAACAGAAGAACTAGAAACCAAAGTAGCAAAGTCAATTTTAGAAAATCGTCCATTAAAAATCAAACTTGGACTCGATCCTTCAGCTCCAGATGTACATCTTGGTCACACGGTTGTACTGAACAAGCTAAGGCAGTTTCAACAGAACGGTCATATCATCCAATTAATTATTGGAGATTTCACAGGAAAGATCGGTGACCCTACAGGGAAGTCTGTTGCGAGAAAACAACTAACAACAGAAGAAGTAGAGCACAACGCAAAAACGTACTTCGAACAGTTTGGAAAAATCATAGATATGGAAAAAGTAGAGCTTCACTACAATTCAAAATGGCTTTCTAAGCTGAATTTTGAAGACGTTATTAACCTTGCTGGTAAAATTACGGTAGCAAGATTGTTGGAGCGAGACGATTTTGATGAGAGGATCTCAACAGGAAAGCCGATCTCGCTGCACGAATTCTTTTACCCGCTCATGCAAGGATACGACTCTGTGATGTTAGAGTGTGATATTGAATTAGGAGGAACGGATCAGCACTTTAACATTTTAATGGGAAGACACTACCAAGAGAAGTTTGGAAAAGAAAAGCAGGTTGCTATGCTTATGCCACTTTTAGAAGGTTTAGATGGTGTTGAGAAAATGTCTAAATCCAAAAGAAACTACATTGGGATTGATGAAGCTCCTAATGAAATGTACGGAAAGGCGATGTCCATTCCAGATACGCTTATGGTAAAGTACTTTGAACTTGTAACGGACTTAAACAGAGAAGAAATTGATACTATTAAGACTAATGTTACGACTGGAAAGCTTCATCCTCGTGATGCAAAGATGCTTCTTGCTCGAACGATTGTACGCATGTACCATGGCCAAGAAGCAGCGAAAGGTTCAGAAAAGCATTTTATCTCTGTTTTTCAACAAGGATCTTTGCCAACGGATATTCCAGTCATCCAATGGAATGGTCCAAAGGAGATTTCCATCATCGACTTAATTGTTGAGTTGAAGATGCTTTCATCAAAAAGTGAGGCGCGCAGAATGATCAGCAATCGCGGTGTTAAAGTAGATAATGAGAAAGTGGAAGATACAAGTTCTCGCCTCTACTTATCTGAGGGTATGGTCATTCAAGTTGGAAAACGTAAATTTGTTAGAATCTCATTGAATAAATAA
- a CDS encoding HIT family protein — protein MTHTGCLICERIEMIQKGTNPYFVAELETGFVVIGDHQYFKGYTLFLSKQHKTELHFLESDRKKTFLNEMSIVAEAVYNAFNAEKLNYELLGNGDSHLHWHLFPRRENDSPVKGPVWWVDREEMFSDEIRPSQDELEEMKNRLYAELKKLISVTIC, from the coding sequence ATGACTCATACAGGTTGTTTAATATGTGAACGGATTGAGATGATCCAAAAGGGAACCAATCCTTATTTTGTTGCAGAATTAGAGACAGGTTTCGTCGTAATTGGAGATCATCAATATTTTAAAGGGTATACGCTATTTCTTTCAAAACAACATAAGACAGAACTGCATTTTCTAGAGTCGGATAGGAAGAAGACATTCTTAAATGAGATGAGTATAGTAGCTGAAGCAGTTTATAACGCGTTTAACGCTGAAAAATTAAACTATGAATTATTAGGGAATGGTGATTCTCATCTTCATTGGCATCTTTTTCCACGAAGAGAAAATGATTCACCTGTAAAAGGTCCTGTCTGGTGGGTAGACAGAGAAGAGATGTTCTCAGATGAAATAAGACCATCACAAGATGAGTTGGAAGAAATGAAGAACCGTTTGTATGCTGAACTAAAAAAGTTGATTTCTGTGACAATTTGCTAA
- a CDS encoding MarR family transcriptional regulator encodes MKNPILEKIELEMAVLVRRVTSITSKNKIGNLDRSAYLLLHQLSVHGPLGVKTLAENLQLDTSTVSRQAASLEKKGYVYKVPDQVDRRAYFLQLTRSGTEDFNEYKKARLDRFEVLTDDWTEEERKQFGHLLKKFNKAISEK; translated from the coding sequence ATGAAGAATCCCATACTTGAAAAGATCGAGCTAGAGATGGCTGTCCTTGTACGGCGCGTCACCTCGATTACATCCAAAAATAAAATCGGAAATCTAGACAGATCAGCCTACCTTCTTCTACACCAATTGTCTGTTCACGGACCGCTTGGTGTGAAGACGCTCGCTGAAAACTTGCAGCTGGATACCTCCACAGTCAGTCGACAAGCTGCGTCTCTTGAGAAAAAAGGGTATGTGTACAAAGTCCCCGATCAGGTGGATCGCCGAGCTTACTTCTTACAGTTAACGAGATCAGGCACTGAAGATTTTAATGAATATAAAAAAGCTAGGCTTGATCGCTTTGAAGTACTTACAGATGATTGGACGGAGGAAGAACGCAAACAGTTTGGTCATCTCCTAAAAAAATTTAATAAGGCTATTTCAGAAAAATAA
- the cyoE gene encoding heme o synthase has translation MEKTLKVEKQKRSAILSQTVKTGIIKSNLVPMFAGLTLALYTYDIDPGTKLLDVVFALIGTILVIGAAGTLNNVYDRDIDAIMERTKNRPTVTGEIDTKFAITLASIMAVLGIVALAFTTPLAALLGFLGLFFYVVPYTMWTKRRTIYNTEVGSISGAMPPLIGWAAMTGTLAHPAIAALFIIQVIWQMPHFYAIAIRRHDEYKAARIPMLPVVKGVKRTYTQTNIYLVLLSLTSFLFLPLSLGLTLVALLMNVGWLVLSIYGYKKNKDSEKWAKLLFIYSLIHMTILFSTVIVYSLVGIFILN, from the coding sequence ATGGAAAAAACGTTGAAAGTAGAAAAACAAAAACGGTCAGCTATTCTGTCACAAACAGTAAAAACGGGAATCATTAAATCTAACCTCGTTCCTATGTTTGCCGGACTTACGCTGGCATTATATACGTACGATATTGATCCTGGCACTAAGTTACTTGATGTTGTATTCGCATTGATCGGTACAATATTAGTAATTGGTGCTGCTGGTACGTTAAATAATGTATATGATCGTGATATTGATGCGATTATGGAAAGAACAAAGAATCGACCAACCGTTACTGGTGAGATCGATACGAAATTCGCTATTACACTCGCTAGTATAATGGCTGTGCTTGGGATAGTTGCTCTAGCTTTCACCACACCGCTTGCAGCTTTATTAGGTTTTCTAGGTCTTTTCTTTTATGTCGTTCCTTACACGATGTGGACGAAACGAAGAACGATCTATAACACGGAGGTAGGAAGTATTTCTGGTGCTATGCCTCCCCTTATCGGTTGGGCAGCAATGACTGGGACACTTGCACACCCCGCGATTGCAGCACTGTTCATCATCCAGGTTATTTGGCAGATGCCTCACTTCTATGCCATCGCCATTCGCCGACATGATGAATATAAGGCCGCTCGAATACCGATGCTTCCCGTTGTAAAAGGGGTAAAAAGAACATATACACAAACCAACATCTATCTTGTGTTACTAAGCTTAACAAGCTTCTTGTTCTTACCATTAAGCTTAGGTTTAACGTTAGTTGCTCTTCTTATGAATGTTGGATGGCTCGTGTTGAGTATTTATGGCTACAAGAAAAACAAGGATTCAGAGAAATGGGCAAAGCTGCTCTTTATCTATTCTTTAATTCATATGACGATTCTGTTTTCAACTGTCATCGTCTACTCGTTAGTTGGTATTTTTATATTAAATTAG
- a CDS encoding MarR family transcriptional regulator, with product MYSFDEYGELLPEEKDTINQLTKAPIESLNLHSITVVTNLYRAAQGLRNKMEREVLAKHGLSWTSFSILYDLWIWESVETKKLALSAGVSKATISNITNTLERKELCYRKVDNRDRRITCVVLTDKGRKVMEELYPRFHEGEVEVVSSLSVEEQKVISSLLRRVIRENDF from the coding sequence ATCTATTCTTTTGATGAGTACGGTGAGTTATTGCCGGAAGAGAAGGACACTATCAATCAATTGACGAAAGCACCGATTGAATCACTCAATCTGCACTCTATTACGGTTGTTACAAACCTGTATCGAGCAGCTCAAGGGCTACGCAATAAAATGGAACGTGAAGTATTAGCAAAGCATGGATTGTCTTGGACTTCTTTTTCTATTCTGTATGATTTGTGGATATGGGAATCTGTTGAAACAAAGAAATTAGCACTATCTGCAGGTGTTTCAAAAGCGACCATCAGCAATATCACGAATACATTAGAAAGAAAAGAATTATGCTATCGTAAGGTGGACAATCGAGACCGACGCATCACATGTGTTGTATTGACTGATAAAGGTAGAAAAGTGATGGAAGAATTATATCCAAGGTTTCATGAAGGAGAAGTTGAAGTCGTTTCTTCTTTATCGGTTGAAGAGCAGAAAGTAATATCTAGCTTGTTAAGAAGAGTTATACGAGAGAATGATTTTTAA
- a CDS encoding 5'-methylthioadenosine/S-adenosylhomocysteine nucleosidase, protein MKKYGLLAIAAVLFLSALTAFNFNQTASGKEKAKGPIIIQGPMPIEAENFAKRLKNVKEEKSGSFVFYKGTLNNYPVIVTKTGKGMENTAAATAIAIEKYKPAAIINQGTSGGHDPSLNVFDIVLGKRTVNLGSLKTPHKESNEGIHPTSWIPMDLMASEGSAGEDPNAEKARYFEGDAKLLKAAHAVKDKYSKGKVVEGTIGSADVWNNEVDRIKWFHENFGTSVEEMEGASAAQISKAYDVPFLGIRVLSNNKTNGGQYDPTTAAANQDYVFEVVKEYITMKKGK, encoded by the coding sequence ATGAAAAAATACGGATTATTAGCAATCGCAGCTGTTTTATTTTTATCCGCGTTAACAGCATTTAATTTTAACCAAACAGCATCTGGAAAAGAAAAAGCAAAAGGACCGATTATCATTCAAGGGCCGATGCCGATTGAGGCTGAGAATTTTGCAAAACGACTAAAGAACGTAAAAGAAGAAAAGTCTGGGAGCTTTGTTTTTTATAAAGGGACTCTAAATAATTATCCAGTAATCGTTACAAAAACAGGTAAAGGTATGGAAAACACGGCAGCTGCAACAGCGATTGCCATCGAAAAATATAAACCTGCCGCTATCATCAATCAAGGTACATCCGGAGGACATGATCCAAGCTTAAACGTTTTTGACATCGTTCTTGGAAAAAGAACGGTTAATCTTGGATCTTTAAAGACGCCTCACAAAGAATCAAATGAAGGAATTCACCCTACATCTTGGATTCCAATGGACCTCATGGCATCAGAGGGAAGTGCCGGTGAAGATCCGAATGCTGAAAAAGCACGTTATTTCGAAGGTGATGCAAAATTGTTAAAAGCTGCTCATGCTGTAAAAGATAAGTATTCAAAAGGGAAAGTTGTAGAGGGTACGATTGGTTCTGCAGACGTTTGGAACAATGAAGTCGACCGTATCAAATGGTTCCATGAAAACTTTGGAACTTCTGTTGAAGAGATGGAAGGTGCATCAGCCGCACAAATTTCGAAAGCTTATGATGTACCATTCCTCGGCATCCGCGTACTTTCAAACAATAAGACAAATGGCGGTCAATATGATCCTACAACAGCAGCTGCCAATCAAGATTATGTATTTGAAGTGGTTAAGGAATATATCACTATGAAAAAAGGTAAATAA